The Natribaculum luteum genome contains the following window.
CGAACTACCGCTATGTGGACAACCGCGATATGATTCTGACGACAGAGCGTACGATCGATGAACCGGCCGACGAGACGGAGGTGACCCGATGACAGCCCCGAACCCAAAGCAGCGTGAACTCATCGAGAGTACAGAGGGGTTGTATCTCGTTGACGCCGGTGCCGGGACCGGCAAGACGTTCACAGTCACCCGTCGCTACGCGAACATCGTCTCCCAGGGCGACGTCGAGCCGGATGACGTCCTGTTGATCGCCTTCACTCGCAACGCAGCGACGGAGATGAAAGACCGCATCGTCGCCAACTGCGACTATGACATGCGGGCGCTGACAGACGCACCGATCCAGACTTTTCACAGCCTCTGTAACGATATCCTCGAGCAACATGGCTTCCATGCGCCCACGCATTTAGGGATCGACGATGCGATCACTGGCTCAACGCAGGTCCTCGAGAACGAGACGATCGAACGTGAATACTTCGGGGAGTTCATCGACCAGTTCAGCGACGACCATTCGGAATACGACGACCTGTTCCGGTGTCTCTCGGACCCGACAGAGCTGCTGGATCTCATCAACAACCTCGCAGCCAAAGGCGTCTTTCCGACTGCCGACGGCTGGTATCGTGACAGCAAGAGACATCTCGAGGGCGATTTCGACGCGTTCAAAGACGTATTCGACGAGCTGAATCAACCCCGGAATGGGGGCAGCAAACAGTCAAAACTGCGCTCGAAACTCGGTCGATACGGCAAGAACAAGTGTTACCTCCCGGGTGCTCCCGGTCGGTCAGAATTGCGTGGCCCACGTGGAACGAAGGCGGTTCCCGACGAGGTCGCCGAGCGAGCCTTCACTGAAGACCGAGACCACCTCATCGAATTCATCCACGATATTTACATCGAGTACCTCGAGTTCGCACTCCGGCGAAACTACCTGAACTTCTCGTTCCTCCAACTCTTCGCGTTCGTCCTTCTCTGTGAGGACGACAACCTCCGCGAATCGCTTGGGTTCGAGTACGTGATGATCGACGAGTTCCAGGACTCGAGTGAGATCCAGTTCAAACTCTCGCTCTTACTCGCTGGAACGGACAATATCTGCGTCGTTGGCGACTGGAAACAGAGTATCTATTCGTTCCAATACGCAGCGGTCGAGAACATCACTGAGTTCGAGTCACGTCTCGAGCGATTCGCGGCCGACCTGAACGATGACGCCGAACGCGTTTCGTTCCCAGTGGAGCCGATAACCAGAATCGAACTCGAGGAAAACTACCGATCGACCCAGGAGATCCTCGATTTCTCGGAGCACGCCCTCGTCACACCAGCCAGTAGCCGCGAGTCCATCGATCGAGAATCGGTCCTCGAACAGGTTGTCTCACTGTCGTCGAACACCGCGCACAACCACTCACGGATTGAAGCCTTCCAGCACGACGATGAACACGAGGCGATTCTGACGAAGGTTCAGGAAATCGTCGGGAATGACGCCTACGCAGTCGAGGACGGTGGTGAGCTTCGCACTCCTGAGTATGGTGATATCGCAGTGTTGACTCGCACACGTGACTTTGGTCGAGATCTGCTCTCCGTCGCCGAGGAGTACGAACTTCCGATGGCGTACGAGGGTGGCATCGAGCTCTTCCGAACCGATCAGGCCAAACTCCTGCTTGCCTGGTTGCGTATCCTCGAGACTAATGCGGACAGAGGCTGGGCAGTCGTCCTCGAGCGTGCTGGCTACACGCTCGACGAGATCGACCAC
Protein-coding sequences here:
- a CDS encoding UvrD-helicase domain-containing protein, translated to MTAPNPKQRELIESTEGLYLVDAGAGTGKTFTVTRRYANIVSQGDVEPDDVLLIAFTRNAATEMKDRIVANCDYDMRALTDAPIQTFHSLCNDILEQHGFHAPTHLGIDDAITGSTQVLENETIEREYFGEFIDQFSDDHSEYDDLFRCLSDPTELLDLINNLAAKGVFPTADGWYRDSKRHLEGDFDAFKDVFDELNQPRNGGSKQSKLRSKLGRYGKNKCYLPGAPGRSELRGPRGTKAVPDEVAERAFTEDRDHLIEFIHDIYIEYLEFALRRNYLNFSFLQLFAFVLLCEDDNLRESLGFEYVMIDEFQDSSEIQFKLSLLLAGTDNICVVGDWKQSIYSFQYAAVENITEFESRLERFAADLNDDAERVSFPVEPITRIELEENYRSTQEILDFSEHALVTPASSRESIDRESVLEQVVSLSSNTAHNHSRIEAFQHDDEHEAILTKVQEIVGNDAYAVEDGGELRTPEYGDIAVLTRTRDFGRDLLSVAEEYELPMAYEGGIELFRTDQAKLLLAWLRILETNADRGWAVVLERAGYTLDEIDHILENEAYPENMAVFRTELAALETTNAVARRVFDRYGYDGATADVILTTIQSVHSATTMTLGDLIRFIEQGIESGHTEEVHAAAGTNAITVQTIHSVKGLEHPIVILGNMNRGKFPPAGGRDGTITYSELTGLRQRKCYSEAHGDPHIYDNWRTDVLRRCQPTEADEERRLLYVAMTRAKDHLLFSAGDDPNTFLEELPVDIDPLEPAVDTDRVGDTVQSQLTVPIPQPTGPDGYSPHSLMGDEVYEDVSQGRGREFGSAVHEFAERYALGEDGDPRNEDERNITELLDSLEGTLRVEEQVYLPLEVEGDQVTISGVVDLVHVTSDRVEIIDYKTDQGYHAESAYRTQLSVYYHALDDWFEGRDVNAAIYYSAMDDLVEIEPLSRTALADRLKTRE